The region CGGAATTCGGAATCCGGAGGGGACTATGGGGGAGTACTGAGGATCCTTGGGCATACAAACCGTACAAAAACTAGCTAGATATAAACATACAGTACAATACACATTAATCAGTATCATCGATTTCGTTACGATTAGCTTcgatttgggttttttttgtttttttctttgtatacaAAGTAGATAATTTTATGAATTACAATAATAATTGCGGTTCGagataattaattaatgtaaATACAGTAAAACAAGTTAACAAGCTGTCAAGTTCTTAGAGTTAGATTAAGATATCgatttaagtttaaatttagAAATAGGTGTGGGTTAGCTTTGAGCCTGGCCAAAAATTGAATTACAGAATCGAGAGCATATATATGTTTTCCTTACTTCTTTCAATCATACCCGTTGGCCTGTTTACTCGTAATTGGTGCTTTCCATTCATTTAGTTggtttttaactttaaagatacaaaaaaGTATATGGAGATTAACGAATCAAAAATCTCTTCGtcggtatatatgtatgtatttatgtatatatgtggTTTAgcttttaattggtttttccTCATTATCGAAtacgtttaataaaaaaatgtataattagatttataatttctttagAATTGAATTTCAATACAAATGTACGCGAAGAGCTGCGCCAGCGTGTAACTTCTTTTGCTTGATTTTCTGTTAACCTGAATACAAAAATACATtatcataaatatattttatatttatatatatatatatatctatatatatgtatgtgtgtgtatatgtatgtatgtatatgtatgcaaTTGGTAATTAACTGTCTGCTAACGACAACACGACGAAACGATAGGGTCTGgtatttggatttggatttggttGTGGATGTGCGGCTGCCATGATCCTTGATCCCTTTCTCTACTTGTTGTTCTGGGCCATCACGTGGGGCGACTTGTAGAAGTTGTGCACAAACTCCGAGAGGCTGTACACGGCACCCGGGCCCTTGCCGGCGCTCATGCAGATAAAGTCTCCCAGGCAGTGCAAGTTTGCtgcaaaataaacaaagtgaaatatattaaatgaGTTATATAGTAGATGATGCAGAACATCACTTACTGTTTGAGAGTATGGGTGGATATGAGGGCGGCGGCTTTATCCAACTGCCATCAGGCCGGCGCATATGACGCCGATCCGACGAGAATTCAATGAGATATGTGTCTGCGGGTATGACTCTGAAGAATCTGTTGAGTTAAATCAAGACGAATAAGTTCGATAATTCAGGTTTAGTCCGACGGTTAACTTACCTATGATGCTCCGGTCGCAGGGCCAGATCGGAGCGGAACGTCTCGGTCACGTACTTGTGGAAATATGTTGGAAACGGCAGCGTGGTGTCCAAATCAAAGACCAAACATCGGTTCGGCGATGGATTGTGCATGAAGAAGACGTGGTAGTCCTGGATGATCCCGGAATAAGAATAGTATTAGTAAATCATCATCGGCTTGATCTCGTCTAGAGAACTCACCCATATCACAACTTGATCGTCGCCGCGTCCTGCTTTTTGGCGCCACAGGGGCACGGTGCGACCCTCGTTGGAGACGAAGACGGCGTAGCACTTGGACAGCTCCTCCGGGCGTGTTCGTTTCACCTGCTCGCAGAGCTTCCACACATTTTCCTCGCTGGGAAAACACGAGAcacttgtttttattttgcacaGGGTCGTAGGAGATTAGGATCAAGCTTAAGTCTAAAGGGCCCCCTTCCATCACCAGTCCCTGCACGAAATGTCAAGTGGGTGGTGTGACTTGTTCCCCCCAGCTGCTGGGTCGGAACCTCTTTATCAGCAACAGGCCGCCTCTTCGGAATTATAATAATCGATTTTGCTCGGCACGCGGCTGCTCTGGGGCTGCCTTGGTCTTTGACTTTTGCCCTCCTACCTCCCCCATCATCGTGGGCCAGTGTTTATGGCTCTTTCAAGTAAATTCCAATCAATTCAGCCGCCACACATTGTTGCTAGCATGAGAGGGCGGTCGAAGGAGCCCACAAACAAGTGGGCGGGCCCCCAGGTGCATGCCAGTGGGGCATTAAACTAGGTGCCACAgccaaaacagaaaacaggCCATATCAACAGTTACAGCCAGGCGACGGGGCACGGTCCGAAGCGATGTCGTGAGCTGTTGTTATTAATGTGCCCCACGGTggggcaagtggcaagtggagCAGGGGCCCTAGGGCCACCAGGAGGCAATGTCTAAGCTAACCGAGCCACTGCACATCTGTGAGCCACAGAGGGCGCTACAGTAGTGTGTAGCAAGCTGGAGTGTGGGCGGAAGTGGGTGGTGGATGGATGGTGAGAGAGCGGGTCCTTCCAGCCATTCCCGCCTGGAAGGAGAACGAGCACACCACCGAGATGATGAGATGACGAGCATGAATCTAAGTGCAAATGGGAGTGCGCGAGCAGTTGCGAATTAATCAATGAACATGTCCTGCGGGACTCGCCAAGGAGGAGCAAGGAAGGGAGGGCGGGAAAGACCAGAGGATGAGGTCAGAGGACGCGGCGACATTTCATCCGGATGCGTGTGTGTTGGTGGTGCGTATAATAAAGAACTTTTTTTATGTTCGTCGCTTTTTACTTTATACTTTTCCCGCTTCTTTGACGTCGGCGGAGTGGCGGAGAACATAAAACTGGTATCACGCGGCGGGATAAACACGGCGGTATATGGCCAGCCCCGCACCGATACCTCCTCCCCTCGGTTTTTTAGGCGGCAACTCCTTGGGGGGCTGCCTGCCAAGTTGCCATAACTTTGTGTCCTCGGCGTCGTCACCGCCATTTTTGCAATTagcattttaaatattgtgCCCCAACACACAGAGACAGAGACCCCACCACATAGCTCGTATTTTTCgctttggtttggtttggtttgtaGGCGCCATgtggttgttgctgttggccgATTGTTTTATAGTCGAAACGCGCCTCTCGCATGCGGCAATAAAAACGAGCCGTCCTTCCACCCCACCACCTACCATCCAATACCATCACTCGCAGGACCCACACTGGCGTAAACACAGCACACGTTCTTGTTCTTGCTGCCAGACATGACCGTTTGACCTAATTTCTGGAGCTGCGCAGCACCAAACGGCGCCGCATCAGGATTCTCCGGAACAGGACTCCACGAGGGAGTCTAGGGAAGGGAGCTAGGGTGTAGGATTCCGAGAAGCAAGTGAGTAATGAGCGAATTTGAATGCAAAGCGACCGGGCATGGACGACCGAGGAGCACGAAACAAGCGCTGGGGAGCACTGGGATAATGAAAACCATCCCAAGCCGAAGGACATGCTCCGCTGCGTGGCGAATGTTCCTGCCAAAAGAGATAacgcacaaaaataaaatatacataattaaAAGACGAAACGCCCGTCGCAGTCTGGTCGGGACTGGCCAAGCATGAGATAATCATTCACGCAGGAGGAGGAAGGACTATAATCTATAGTACTCCTAACACTGCCTTGAGATTGGAGCAATTGTTAGCTTTTGGGCGCCTAGATCCAGTGATCTGATGAGGAAAACTACTTCTCCCCGGGGAGCTATGCCATATATCACCCTGCTACTTAATGCTACCCATTGTGTTAATATTCAGGTGCCGAGGGTAGGGTGAATGATTGTCAGCAGCCTAATGAAAAAGTTTCCACCACCCCCCTCCTTCGCGTTTGTTGTGTTTGTTATTGCCGCTTGTTGTTCTTTAGCTGTTGCTTTTGCTCCTGCCCGGGGGCATGGGGTGCTTGGGGTTCCACTACTCACCAGTAACAGGACACATAGGAGCAGTCCGCTATTTTGGGGAACAGAAAGTCCGTGGTCATCTTGCTCCTGTCTTTTGGGGTACTTTCCTCCTGAatctattgttgttgttgttgttgttctttgGTAGAGTGAGGGGGCGGCGTGGGGAGAAGCGGGGGGCACTCGCTGGGGCACGAGACACGAGGACGAGGGATGAGTGGCTAAATCACTGCATAATGCGCCGCTGCCTGGACGAAAGCAGGGACATTATTGTCGTGTATCGGTATCCGTGTCCGTAGCTGTGGCTGTATCTGTGTCTGACACCGTATCCGTATCTCTGTATCTGTGTCCGTGCGGTGGCATTGGAGGAGGATGCTGTCCTGGCGGCTGATTCTGCTCCTGCGTCTGGGACTGCGCTTAGCGGCATTCCTCCATGCTATCCATGCGAGGTCCTTTAGCCGACGAAGCGGTATCCTTGGGTTTCtatgtttttgtgttttttgtccTTTGCTTTTCCTGCCTTTCTCTGGCTTCCAGGatgctgctgcttcttctttCTCTACTGtcactcacacatacacacacaaaacATACACTTCtgctctctctcgctctcggATTCTCGATTTCGCtgcgtttcgtttcgttttgatttgattttttgcGAATTTCTTGAATAAATTATTCCAAGGATGCTGcctcttgttttattttcttggcAAGGCACGTCTGCCTGAAGAAAACAAGCGCTTTCATCCCACGCTGCCCGTCCTAGTTGGGTTGGGGGGGTTGCGTCCTGGTGAAAAGGGGGCGGTCAGGCGGCGGGTGGCCAGGTGACAGAGCCTGGGGCAACACTCTTGACTCAACACACTCGATTAAAGTCCCTGCCTCGGTCTCCCTAGGCACATCCTTGTCGCCAAGTTCGCCAAGTTTCGGTCAATTCGCGCTAAGACAGTCTTGAGGAATTTTAAGGAAATTGGTTTCCTGTGAAAATCGCGCttgttttaaacttttttcgaGCACATTGTATGTGTTCTGCTTTCTTTTGGTTTGAAGCTCCGAATCGGTGTGACCATCCTTGGACCTGTTTCAATATACCAATCTAAATAAACcgaaataccaaaattttgctggtataaaaaga is a window of Drosophila bipectinata strain 14024-0381.07 chromosome 2R, DbipHiC1v2, whole genome shotgun sequence DNA encoding:
- the tun gene encoding protein N-terminal glutamine amidohydrolase, which encodes MTTDFLFPKIADCSYVSCYCEENVWKLCEQVKRTRPEELSKCYAVFVSNEGRTVPLWRQKAGRGDDQVVIWDYHVFFMHNPSPNRCLVFDLDTTLPFPTYFHKYVTETFRSDLALRPEHHRFFRVIPADTYLIEFSSDRRHMRRPDGSWIKPPPSYPPILSNTNLHCLGDFICMSAGKGPGAVYSLSEFVHNFYKSPHVMAQNNK